In Chryseobacterium oranimense, a single window of DNA contains:
- a CDS encoding PLP-dependent cysteine synthase family protein encodes MKYAKNILETIGNTPLVKLNKVLGEDFPALVLAKVETFNPGNSVKDRMALKMIEDAEKDGRLKPGGTIIEGTSGNTGMGLALAAIIKGYKCIFVTNSKQSKEKCDILRAVGAEVIVCPTDVKPTDPRSYYSVSKRLAKETENGWYVNQYDNLSNRAAHYESTAPEIWEQTEGKLTHFVVGAGTGGTITGCGTFFKEKNPDIKVIGVDTYGSILKEFHETGELHYDHAYTYITEGIGEDIIPENYDMSVIDHFEKVTDKDGAIYARKLAKEEGIFCGYSAGSAIASLIQMKDQFTKDDVIVVLLHDHGSRYVGKIYNDEWMKEMGWLD; translated from the coding sequence ATGAAATACGCAAAAAATATTCTTGAAACCATAGGAAATACACCTCTTGTAAAGCTTAACAAAGTATTGGGTGAAGATTTTCCTGCTTTGGTTTTGGCAAAAGTAGAGACGTTCAATCCCGGAAATTCTGTAAAGGACAGAATGGCTCTTAAAATGATAGAAGACGCCGAAAAAGACGGCAGATTAAAACCCGGAGGCACCATTATTGAAGGTACTTCAGGAAATACAGGAATGGGACTGGCTCTTGCGGCCATCATCAAAGGCTACAAATGTATTTTTGTAACCAATTCCAAGCAATCTAAGGAAAAATGTGATATTCTTCGTGCCGTAGGAGCTGAAGTAATCGTATGCCCTACCGATGTGAAGCCTACAGATCCGCGTTCTTATTATTCAGTTTCCAAAAGACTGGCTAAGGAAACAGAAAACGGATGGTATGTGAACCAATATGATAACTTATCCAACAGAGCCGCACATTACGAATCTACAGCTCCTGAAATCTGGGAACAGACTGAAGGAAAACTTACTCATTTCGTAGTAGGTGCCGGAACAGGAGGTACGATCACCGGTTGCGGAACATTCTTCAAAGAAAAAAATCCGGATATCAAAGTAATCGGAGTTGACACTTATGGTTCAATTCTGAAAGAGTTTCACGAGACGGGTGAGCTTCATTATGATCATGCTTATACCTACATTACAGAAGGAATCGGGGAAGATATTATTCCGGAAAATTACGATATGTCTGTGATTGATCATTTTGAAAAAGTAACAGATAAGGACGGTGCAATCTACGCAAGAAAACTGGCTAAAGAAGAAGGGATTTTCTGCGGATATTCTGCGGGAAGTGCTATTGCTTCTTTAATTCAGATGAAAGATCAGTTCACTAAAGATGATGTGATTGTTGTTCTTCTTCACGACCACGGTTCAAGGTATGTAGGAAAAATCTACAATGACGAGTGGATGAAGGAAATGGGATGGTTAGATTAA
- a CDS encoding ABC transporter permease, with protein sequence MKFPLYFSRKIAFSKDNKNNLSRVIIFIGRLSVALGIIVSLITVATGFGSKKAIKERLADFSGHITVRSTRSNSSYNTSVLDNQGLDIQKIKKLPDVESVQKYATVTGIMRNEHNFSGIIFKGVGKDFDSLRFKKFLVAGTTPKVTEKGFNNDVTISQKIANDLHLKVNDSIVTVFSKADQKPIYRNFRVIGIYKTDIKMIDEQFVIGGINHVRKILEMKPDEIGGLDIFFKNVNDIDKDFPEVEKLIGYKNYAEKATEKFPQINDWISIFDTNIALIIIIMLIVVVINIIMVLLILIIERTNSIGLLKTLGASNSQIRATFINYTLIIMIPGLLYGNAIGLGLILIQKFFGIIKLNPENYYVSTVPVDLNPVAIVSISVGILIISGLALIVPSYLISKISPVKAIKYN encoded by the coding sequence TTGAAATTTCCTTTATATTTCTCTAGAAAAATAGCGTTTTCCAAAGATAACAAAAATAACCTTTCAAGAGTTATCATCTTCATCGGCAGGCTTTCTGTAGCTCTGGGGATCATTGTTTCTTTAATTACCGTAGCTACCGGCTTCGGCTCTAAGAAAGCAATTAAGGAAAGACTCGCGGATTTCAGCGGACATATTACCGTAAGGTCTACCAGATCCAATTCTTCTTACAATACCTCTGTTCTGGATAACCAAGGACTGGATATTCAGAAGATTAAAAAGCTTCCTGATGTGGAAAGTGTCCAGAAATATGCAACAGTAACCGGAATTATGCGTAACGAGCACAATTTTTCAGGGATCATATTTAAGGGAGTCGGAAAAGATTTTGACAGCCTGAGATTCAAAAAATTCCTGGTTGCCGGTACAACTCCAAAAGTAACAGAAAAGGGCTTCAATAATGACGTCACTATTTCGCAAAAAATAGCAAATGATCTTCATCTGAAAGTTAATGACAGTATAGTTACCGTATTTTCAAAAGCAGATCAGAAACCTATTTACCGTAATTTCAGGGTTATAGGAATCTATAAAACAGATATTAAAATGATTGATGAACAGTTTGTTATAGGCGGCATCAATCATGTAAGAAAAATTCTGGAAATGAAGCCCGATGAAATAGGTGGCCTGGATATTTTCTTCAAGAATGTGAATGATATCGACAAAGATTTTCCGGAAGTTGAAAAGCTGATCGGTTACAAAAATTATGCAGAAAAGGCAACGGAAAAATTTCCTCAGATCAACGACTGGATCAGTATTTTCGATACTAATATTGCCCTGATCATTATCATTATGCTTATTGTAGTGGTGATCAATATTATTATGGTCCTTTTAATTCTCATCATCGAAAGAACCAATTCCATCGGGCTTCTGAAAACTCTCGGAGCCAGCAATTCACAGATAAGAGCTACTTTCATCAATTATACACTGATCATCATGATTCCCGGACTTCTCTATGGCAATGCAATAGGTCTGGGTTTGATCCTGATCCAGAAATTCTTCGGTATTATTAAACTTAATCCTGAAAATTATTATGTAAGTACAGTGCCGGTAGATCTCAATCCTGTTGCCATTGTTTCCATCTCAGTGGGAATTCTGATCATTTCGGGGCTGGCGCTGATTGTTCCGAGTTACCTGATCAGCAAGATATCTCCGGTGAAGGCGATTAAATACAATTAA
- a CDS encoding DUF1343 domain-containing protein, translated as MNLDFKIKNLLLICLIFLGVFNQYYSQTQVQPDFKTGADQPELYLPLLKNKTIGIVTNQTGLMSDKTYVVDFLVKNNIKIKTIFAPEHGFRGDADAGEKVKNGVDTKTGIPIISLYGNNKKPKPEQLKGLDVVVFDIQDVGVRFYTYISTLTYLMEAGAENNVEIMVLDRPNPHDGYIDGPVLKKKWSSFVGMHEVPVVYGLTIGEYGKMVNGEKWLNNGVQAKYTLIPMKNYHKKQRYPVLDKPSPNLPNDKSINLYPSLCFFEGTQVSVGRGTNLPFQIYGSPWTQGLPYQFTPKPNFGAKDPFLNGKLCYGEDLSAYPKDLRELNLEWLIKSYQAYKNPNQGFFLENLFFDKLAGTDEFRKQIIAGKSIQEIRASWKSDLEKFEKIRSKYVIYKN; from the coding sequence ATGAATTTAGATTTCAAAATTAAAAATTTACTTCTTATTTGCCTAATTTTTTTAGGAGTATTCAATCAATATTATTCTCAGACTCAAGTTCAACCGGATTTCAAAACCGGAGCAGACCAGCCTGAACTTTATCTGCCTTTGCTGAAGAACAAAACAATCGGGATAGTAACCAATCAAACGGGTTTGATGAGCGATAAAACCTATGTGGTAGACTTTCTGGTGAAGAACAATATTAAAATCAAAACAATCTTTGCGCCTGAGCACGGCTTCAGGGGAGATGCTGATGCCGGCGAGAAAGTAAAAAACGGAGTTGATACCAAAACCGGAATACCGATTATTTCTTTATACGGAAACAATAAAAAGCCAAAACCGGAACAATTAAAGGGATTGGATGTTGTAGTTTTCGACATTCAGGATGTAGGAGTAAGGTTTTATACTTACATTTCAACTTTAACCTATTTAATGGAGGCCGGCGCAGAAAATAATGTGGAAATCATGGTACTCGACCGCCCTAATCCACATGATGGATATATTGACGGTCCGGTTCTGAAAAAGAAATGGTCAAGTTTTGTAGGAATGCATGAAGTTCCTGTAGTGTATGGACTGACGATAGGAGAATACGGGAAAATGGTTAATGGTGAAAAATGGCTGAACAATGGAGTTCAGGCAAAATACACTTTGATTCCGATGAAAAATTATCATAAAAAACAGCGTTATCCTGTTCTGGATAAACCTTCCCCCAATCTTCCGAACGATAAGTCTATCAATCTCTATCCCAGTTTGTGCTTCTTCGAAGGAACCCAGGTTTCCGTAGGAAGAGGAACCAATCTGCCATTTCAGATTTATGGTTCTCCCTGGACGCAAGGATTGCCTTATCAGTTTACACCAAAGCCTAATTTTGGGGCAAAAGATCCTTTCCTGAATGGAAAACTTTGCTATGGTGAAGATCTTTCAGCCTATCCGAAAGATCTTAGGGAACTTAATCTTGAATGGCTGATCAAATCTTATCAAGCATATAAAAATCCTAACCAGGGCTTTTTCCTTGAGAATTTGTTTTTCGATAAACTGGCCGGAACGGACGAATTCAGAAAACAGATTATAGCTGGAAAATCAATTCAGGAAATCAGGGCTTCCTGGAAAAGTGATCTTGAGAAATTTGAAAAGATCCGTAGCAAATATGTTATTTACAAGAACTGA
- a CDS encoding DUF3575 domain-containing protein encodes MLKHKFLTASITLLFATVLTAQEQQQEKKLYLKGNALLAPIGLINIGLEKQLSQKITLQGDVLVSPWKSFAGHEFQYYSASVEGRYYFNEAFSKWYIGANIAGSAFVLQKWNYWSDSPYINDKNEVYVSSNLYQKGVSFIVGITGGYQFKVSDRWNIDVYATVGTSQDFYKGYDRTTGQRYESAKKFNKSGEILPYRGGVMISYKLK; translated from the coding sequence ATGCTAAAACACAAATTTCTTACCGCATCCATCACCCTCCTGTTCGCAACTGTACTGACAGCACAAGAGCAACAACAGGAAAAAAAATTATATCTCAAAGGAAATGCACTTCTAGCCCCAATCGGACTAATTAATATTGGTTTGGAAAAACAACTAAGTCAAAAAATTACACTGCAAGGTGATGTTTTGGTATCTCCCTGGAAATCTTTTGCTGGACATGAATTTCAATATTATTCTGCGTCCGTCGAAGGCAGATATTATTTCAATGAAGCGTTCAGCAAGTGGTATATAGGCGCAAATATTGCAGGTTCAGCCTTTGTACTTCAAAAATGGAACTACTGGAGCGATTCTCCTTATATCAATGATAAAAATGAAGTCTACGTTTCGTCAAACTTATACCAAAAAGGAGTTTCATTCATTGTGGGAATTACGGGCGGATATCAATTTAAGGTATCTGACCGATGGAATATTGATGTATATGCAACGGTAGGTACCTCTCAGGATTTTTACAAAGGATATGACCGCACTACCGGCCAGCGATATGAATCGGCTAAGAAATTTAACAAAAGTGGAGAAATTCTTCCTTACAGAGGAGGTGTAATGATTTCTTACAAATTAAAATAA
- a CDS encoding thioredoxin fold domain-containing protein, giving the protein MRKIISGIFVFCSVAILAQEAIQFQELPFKDLLAKAKKEKKLVFVDAYASWCGPCKMMEKNVFTQKIVGDYFNTNFVNARFDMEKGEGREIAAKYGVRSYPTYLFLSGEGELVSQNSGYMDESLFVAMAQNINSPGNNKGSLKERFAKGEKDPEFLINIMKLNSSSDYDFAKKASERYFENKKKTEEISKEEIGFLLFFVKSTEDSNYNTFASRKTEIIKYLPEETYNEFNNQLKLSKIVEQSIDDKNKRINDEYFMKTAEPLVGKQLAQSKLNQTKLSYYEQNANFPEFEKAALEYYKNSDAFEPNELLRAAWVFSDHVKNPASLKKATEWAEKSVMRSETPENTYILAKLYFLTGNKEMAKSYAEMSKNMAVQTNKDSKLAEELLKQIK; this is encoded by the coding sequence ATGAGGAAGATCATCTCCGGGATATTTGTTTTCTGCTCTGTAGCCATACTTGCTCAGGAAGCTATCCAGTTTCAGGAATTACCATTCAAAGACTTACTAGCAAAGGCAAAAAAAGAAAAAAAACTTGTTTTCGTCGATGCCTATGCTTCATGGTGCGGACCCTGTAAGATGATGGAAAAAAATGTATTCACCCAAAAAATCGTGGGGGATTATTTCAATACAAATTTCGTTAATGCCAGATTCGATATGGAAAAAGGAGAAGGAAGGGAAATTGCTGCCAAATATGGAGTACGTTCCTACCCTACCTATCTGTTTCTGAGTGGTGAGGGTGAGCTTGTCTCTCAAAATTCCGGTTATATGGACGAGAGTCTTTTTGTAGCCATGGCTCAGAACATAAATTCTCCCGGTAATAACAAAGGCTCTTTAAAAGAGCGTTTTGCCAAAGGAGAAAAAGATCCTGAATTCCTGATCAACATCATGAAACTGAACTCTTCTTCAGATTATGATTTTGCAAAAAAAGCTTCCGAGCGGTATTTTGAAAACAAAAAGAAGACAGAAGAAATTTCCAAGGAGGAAATAGGCTTTCTCCTGTTCTTCGTAAAATCAACAGAAGACAGCAACTATAATACATTTGCTTCAAGAAAGACTGAAATTATTAAATATTTACCCGAAGAAACTTACAATGAGTTCAATAACCAGTTGAAACTTTCAAAAATCGTAGAACAGTCTATTGATGATAAGAATAAACGGATCAACGACGAGTATTTTATGAAAACAGCTGAACCATTAGTAGGAAAACAGCTTGCCCAATCCAAACTGAACCAAACAAAACTAAGCTATTACGAACAAAACGCTAATTTCCCTGAATTTGAAAAAGCTGCCCTGGAATACTATAAAAATTCTGATGCATTCGAGCCTAATGAATTGCTTAGAGCAGCCTGGGTATTCAGTGACCACGTCAAAAACCCTGCATCTTTAAAGAAAGCTACGGAATGGGCAGAAAAATCTGTTATGCGCAGTGAAACACCAGAGAATACTTACATTCTTGCAAAACTTTATTTTCTGACCGGAAATAAGGAAATGGCAAAAAGTTATGCAGAAATGTCTAAAAATATGGCAGTCCAAACCAATAAGGACTCCAAACTTGCAGAAGAATTATTGAAACAAATAAAATAA
- a CDS encoding alpha/beta hydrolase — protein MEKNNVTIILVHGAWGDGSHWRHVIENLHGEGYTVRSVQNPLTSMDDDIQKTKDLIDLQEGKVLLVGHSYGGAVISGAGNHDKVVGLVYIAAFAPDKGESLGSIFGRREQPSGGANIVPDEKGFLWIRYDKFHESFAQDLNPEDSVVMSLSQKPIHGSIFATEAGEPAWKIKPSWYQVSDNDRMIPPATEKEMAERMNPKKIIHLDASHASLATHPREITDLIKEAVEAVS, from the coding sequence ATGGAAAAAAACAATGTAACAATTATTTTAGTTCACGGAGCCTGGGGTGATGGTTCTCACTGGAGACATGTTATTGAAAATCTTCATGGCGAAGGCTATACGGTACGAAGTGTTCAGAATCCTTTAACTTCAATGGATGATGATATCCAGAAAACAAAAGACCTTATCGACCTACAGGAAGGAAAAGTTTTGTTGGTAGGGCATTCTTACGGAGGCGCTGTTATTTCAGGAGCAGGAAATCATGATAAAGTGGTAGGGCTTGTTTACATTGCAGCCTTTGCACCGGATAAGGGAGAAAGTTTAGGAAGCATCTTTGGACGTAGAGAACAGCCTTCCGGTGGTGCCAATATTGTTCCGGATGAAAAAGGGTTTTTATGGATCAGGTATGATAAATTTCATGAAAGCTTTGCCCAGGATCTGAATCCTGAAGATTCCGTAGTAATGTCTTTATCCCAGAAACCAATCCACGGAAGTATTTTTGCCACTGAAGCCGGAGAACCTGCATGGAAAATAAAACCAAGCTGGTATCAGGTTTCCGATAATGACAGAATGATTCCTCCCGCTACGGAAAAAGAAATGGCAGAAAGAATGAATCCTAAAAAAATTATTCATCTGGATGCCAGCCATGCTTCATTGGCAACTCATCCAAGAGAAATTACAGATTTGATTAAAGAAGCCGTGGAAGCTGTTTCTTAA
- a CDS encoding Crp/Fnr family transcriptional regulator — MKNIRDEYSKYGPLFLIDEEHYEEFCSCLKETVFKKSDFFLKEGEECQYIGFLKSGFMRTFYINEDGEDVNFNFHFDNYFFTDYESILCHTKSKMNIKAVKDSEVLLLHKNDLQKLYKKGAYWQEFGRKMTEIIYLNAKKRIEELLYYSPERRYNNLLTENPKIFQLVAQKHIASYLGVKPQSLSRIRNRTLKR, encoded by the coding sequence ATGAAAAACATTCGTGATGAATATTCCAAATACGGCCCGCTTTTCCTGATAGACGAAGAGCATTATGAAGAATTTTGCAGTTGTCTTAAAGAAACTGTTTTTAAAAAATCCGATTTTTTCCTCAAGGAGGGTGAAGAATGCCAGTACATTGGTTTTCTGAAAAGCGGTTTCATGAGAACGTTCTATATTAATGAAGACGGTGAAGACGTCAACTTCAATTTTCATTTTGACAATTATTTTTTCACCGACTATGAAAGTATCCTTTGTCATACCAAATCAAAAATGAATATCAAAGCAGTTAAAGATTCGGAAGTTTTATTGCTTCATAAAAATGATCTTCAGAAGCTTTATAAAAAAGGGGCGTATTGGCAGGAATTCGGAAGAAAAATGACAGAAATAATCTATCTCAATGCAAAAAAAAGAATCGAAGAACTATTATATTATTCTCCCGAAAGACGCTATAACAACCTATTGACAGAGAATCCCAAAATCTTTCAGCTGGTTGCCCAGAAACATATTGCAAGCTATCTGGGTGTAAAGCCACAGTCATTAAGCAGAATCCGGAACAGAACTTTAAAACGTTAA
- a CDS encoding beta-1,6-N-acetylglucosaminyltransferase, producing the protein MKNVYVGESDEHSIGEIPMKSISIAYLILVHRLPNQFKKLFKAIYESTNFYLIHIDKKANQEIGKDVRGFLEQYPNVHILNSENVIWGGYSMVQAELDGIKYLLSMDAKWDYFINLSGQDYPLKSQKIIKEFLSKNNGKSFIKIDNQEKIRPETMNRIENYFEELEDRISEKTHKRGFMKDVIPYIGGQWMILTRDCCEFINSSIEVKKFEDYYLNTLIADESFFQTVLMNTSFKGTFVNDDKRAIIWIPDGNIKLRPKTFTKDDLSFLQKGNHLFARKFDDNIDNKIIDDIKTQYNEPFKISVKLTTMNHANTNFTHLN; encoded by the coding sequence ATGAAAAATGTTTATGTAGGCGAAAGCGACGAACATAGCATTGGTGAAATTCCAATGAAATCAATAAGTATAGCATATTTAATTTTAGTTCACCGTTTACCTAATCAATTCAAAAAGCTTTTCAAAGCTATCTATGAATCAACTAATTTTTATCTAATACATATTGACAAAAAAGCAAATCAAGAAATTGGTAAGGATGTAAGAGGCTTTTTAGAGCAATATCCGAATGTGCATATCCTTAACAGTGAAAATGTTATTTGGGGAGGATATAGTATGGTTCAGGCTGAATTGGATGGCATTAAATACCTATTGAGTATGGATGCAAAATGGGATTATTTTATAAATTTAAGTGGACAAGATTATCCTTTAAAATCACAAAAAATTATCAAAGAGTTTTTATCGAAAAATAATGGTAAAAGCTTTATTAAAATTGACAATCAGGAAAAAATAAGACCTGAAACGATGAATAGGATTGAGAATTATTTTGAAGAATTGGAAGACCGTATTTCTGAAAAAACTCATAAAAGAGGCTTCATGAAAGATGTAATACCTTACATTGGGGGACAATGGATGATTTTAACAAGGGATTGCTGTGAATTTATAAATAGTAGTATTGAAGTTAAAAAATTTGAAGATTATTATTTAAATACGTTAATTGCAGATGAATCGTTTTTTCAAACAGTTTTAATGAATACATCATTTAAAGGGACTTTCGTAAATGATGACAAGAGAGCAATTATCTGGATTCCTGACGGAAATATTAAATTACGTCCTAAAACATTCACTAAAGATGACTTATCCTTTCTTCAGAAAGGTAATCATTTATTTGCCAGAAAGTTTGATGATAATATCGATAACAAAATAATTGATGATATTAAAACTCAATACAACGAGCCTTTTAAGATATCTGTGAAACTAACTACCATGAATCATGCAAATACAAATTTTACTCATCTAAACTAA
- a CDS encoding winged helix-turn-helix transcriptional regulator, which yields MSIKESSTNNENKKNLEQSCSEIYAVNLISGRWILSICYCLKQGKLRFSELKNRIPNITERMLTMQLKKMEEEQLILKKVYAEIPPRAEYELTEIGVKLIPVLDELEIWGKEHKNIKNSL from the coding sequence ATGAGCATTAAAGAGTCCTCAACGAATAATGAGAATAAGAAAAATTTAGAACAAAGCTGCTCGGAAATTTACGCCGTCAATCTTATCAGCGGAAGATGGATACTTTCTATCTGTTATTGCCTGAAACAAGGAAAACTGAGGTTTTCCGAGCTGAAAAACAGAATTCCCAACATCACGGAAAGAATGCTCACGATGCAACTGAAGAAAATGGAGGAAGAACAATTAATCCTAAAAAAAGTGTATGCAGAAATACCTCCCCGGGCAGAATACGAATTAACCGAAATAGGTGTTAAGTTGATACCCGTTCTGGATGAATTGGAAATCTGGGGCAAAGAGCACAAAAATATAAAGAACAGTCTATAA
- a CDS encoding alpha/beta hydrolase translates to MDLNRIDKNLKESMDRFPFSLEINEVEFLNNPEIIQREKVLFAKENPFKGPDDINVKDIFIESSFDNHKIRLHIYQPKKFDKTRTILYFHGGGYVFGLPEQVDPQMFEIAENLNTTIISVDYRLSPQFKFPIPVLDGFDALQWAIRDGAEQLEIDPEQIIVFGASAGGHLAAAVTQMANDKGIKNIKHQFLLYPVIHNKLDTPSMNEFTDAPLWNKKYAETAWLHFLGNDDKDKSIVYADLTNYNDFSGLPGTTVVACELDPLRDENIEYASLLYQAGVKTELWVIPGALHVFDLFDSPLNDRYKEFLYTRMFNY, encoded by the coding sequence ATGGATTTAAATAGAATTGATAAGAATCTGAAGGAAAGTATGGACCGTTTTCCATTTTCATTGGAAATCAATGAAGTTGAATTTCTCAATAATCCGGAAATCATTCAGAGGGAAAAAGTACTGTTTGCCAAAGAGAACCCTTTCAAGGGACCGGATGACATTAATGTGAAAGATATTTTCATAGAAAGCTCTTTTGATAATCATAAGATAAGACTTCATATTTATCAGCCCAAAAAATTTGATAAAACAAGAACGATCCTTTATTTTCATGGAGGAGGATATGTCTTTGGCCTTCCGGAGCAGGTAGATCCCCAGATGTTTGAAATAGCAGAAAATTTAAATACGACAATCATTTCGGTTGATTACAGGCTTTCTCCGCAATTTAAGTTTCCTATTCCGGTACTTGACGGATTTGATGCCCTGCAGTGGGCTATCAGGGACGGAGCGGAGCAACTGGAAATTGATCCGGAACAGATAATTGTTTTCGGAGCGAGTGCAGGCGGGCATTTGGCTGCAGCAGTTACCCAGATGGCTAATGATAAGGGAATAAAAAATATAAAACACCAGTTTCTATTATATCCCGTGATTCACAACAAGCTTGATACGCCTTCCATGAATGAATTCACCGATGCTCCTTTATGGAATAAAAAATATGCAGAAACCGCCTGGCTTCATTTTTTGGGAAATGATGATAAGGATAAAAGTATAGTATATGCAGACCTTACGAATTATAATGATTTCTCTGGTCTTCCCGGAACCACCGTAGTAGCCTGTGAACTGGATCCTTTAAGGGATGAAAATATAGAATATGCCAGTCTTTTATATCAGGCAGGTGTCAAGACCGAATTGTGGGTGATACCTGGTGCATTGCATGTATTTGATTTGTTTGATTCTCCTTTAAATGATAGATATAAGGAGTTTCTTTACACCCGTATGTTTAATTATTAA
- a CDS encoding cysteine hydrolase family protein, which yields MTKLRDKKPALVLIDIQKGFLDEDYWGGNRNNKEAEKISGILLKKWRELELPVFHIRHSSVNPKSKLHEADPGFQFNDYVLPQNDEPVITKNMNSAFIGTDLKEKIDKQGINTLVIVGITTNHCVSTTTRMAGNFGYETYVISDATAAFDRIGINGEKYDAELIHLTALANLNDEFASVWDSGKLLQEL from the coding sequence ATGACGAAATTAAGGGATAAAAAACCGGCCTTGGTGCTGATCGATATTCAAAAAGGATTTTTGGACGAAGACTACTGGGGCGGGAACAGGAATAATAAAGAAGCGGAAAAAATCAGCGGAATTCTATTAAAAAAATGGAGGGAGTTAGAACTTCCTGTTTTCCATATCAGGCACAGTTCCGTTAACCCGAAATCTAAGCTCCATGAAGCTGATCCGGGATTTCAGTTTAATGACTATGTTCTCCCTCAAAATGATGAGCCTGTCATTACAAAAAATATGAACAGTGCTTTTATCGGAACCGATTTAAAAGAAAAAATAGATAAACAAGGTATAAATACTCTGGTAATTGTAGGAATAACCACGAATCACTGTGTTTCAACGACGACAAGAATGGCTGGAAATTTTGGATATGAAACGTATGTGATTTCTGATGCAACAGCTGCTTTTGACAGAATAGGAATTAATGGTGAAAAATATGATGCCGAACTGATCCATCTGACAGCCCTTGCTAATTTGAATGATGAATTTGCTTCCGTTTGGGATTCAGGAAAGCTATTGCAGGAATTATAA